agtgaaaatggtccaaatgcgctgtcaccgcacggctaatcatctgtcggttctcactcatgttggaatagaatcctttgattcttttgcgtctgtcactacgcccaacactcgcgagtttgaagctcgtcatagtcatcccttcccagatcctactcggaataccacagacaaggtttagactttctggatctcagaaatggccgtcaataattctagcctataccacgaagactctgatcgtgaaccaggaggctaagagatacacactcaagctagtgcagatagaacggaggtggttgtcaagcacgcgttcatacgtgagaatgatgatgagtgtcacggatcatcacattcattagggtgaagtgcgagtgaatatcttagaatagaaataagcatgattgaatgaaaaacagtagtaattgcatttaTTCATCGAAAcaaagcagagctcctcacccccaaccatggggtttagagactcatgccgtcagaaatacaatatgaaacatgtaaaAATTTCATGAGGTcgaaaataaatctctaaaagtagtttttatactaaactagtagctagggttatagaaaataagtaactaggtgcagatagtgtagaaatccactttcggagcccacttggtgtgtgcttgggctgagtaatGAAGCCTtaacgtgtagagacttctcttggagttaagcGCCAggttgcaacctatttctggcgtttaactctggtttgtaacctatttctggcgtttaacttcagaatagggcagaaagttggcgtttgaacaccagtttgcatcgtcaaaacttgagcaaagtatggactattatatatttctggaaagccctggatgtctactttctgacgcaattgagagcatgccaattaggcttctgtagctccagaaaatccatttcgagtgcagggaggtcagaatccaacagcatctgcagtcctttttcagcctcagaatcagatttttgcttaggtccttcaatttcagccagaaaatacctgaaatcacagaaaaacacacaaacccatagtaaagtccagaaatatgatttttgcataaaaactaacaaaaacatagtaaaaactaactaaattaaactaaaaattactagaaaacaatgccaaaaagcatataaattatccgctcatcagtatccaaaagcaaaagcatgaaactctgagactatgaatgtgaagaaccctagaggaaggagtagaattctctctaggatttgaaaactaaacaaaaactatgCGTAATGAGAGTGTGCGAACGTGTCCCTATCTgtctcttgagtctctgcatgtttcctggctttattctgtgtttctgggcaaAAAATtaggtcaaaacgcggcccaaaatcacctccagcaatttctgttaattctgcagatcgggtaggtcatgcgtacgcgtcagtcacgcgtgcgcgtcacttggcgaattttcttgtcacgcgtacacgttaggcacgcgcacgcgtcatcttgcagaactccaatccacgtgtacgcatcagGCACATGCACGCATCGCTACAAATTTCTCCATTTCGcatgtacgcgtcaggcacgcgtgcgtgtcgatgctcgctggttatctccttggtttcttgtgttccttctatttttgcaagctttctctccattctctaagccattcctgccctataaagcctgaaacacttaacacacggatcacggcatcgaatggtataaaggggaattgtttggtaatttaaaggcttgggaagcaagttttcaattatagaacaaaattaggaagggattgtaaaatcatgccaatcatatgaataagtgggtgaaaagttgattaaaaccactcaaattagcacaagataaaccataaaatagtggtttattagggGTCCCAAATGAATTGCATCAAACTCTTAAGAGATTTAAAGCTAGTAACTAGGATCCTTAGGTGTCAATTCTTGAAACCAATGCCCGGATCCCATACTTGAGTTCCTCTATCACCATTGAAGCACTTATACACTCCCTGGAATCCACTAAATTGACTCTTGCACCAAAATTGAGCTCTAAATATTGAATTGGCTCCTTTGATGAACTTTCCATTTCTTTGCCAATTAACATTCTTCTCTCCACCATCCACTACTCCAAGAAGGGTTTTAAGTTGACAATCCGTCTCCAAGATGGCATATTGATGTGAGCCTAGAGAGCTTGTTGGAGAATTTTTCACCCACTCAATTTGCTCTTGCACAAGTACCTTTACTTCTTGATAGCCAAAGTCTTCCTTAACCTCTTTTGATTTTTTCTcatcatcactcaaatcataaattggaggttgtgtgaaatcCATATCAACATCTCCTTCCAAGTCAATAACAGGGGGGGCTCATGAAGGTCATTGGTGGGGGTTAaccaagttggacaaaaaatctcgaatgatggaatcctcttgatcaattccCACCGACTCTTCATTTATCTCCTCTTGTGCTTCATGTTGATACTTGACATCTTCTACTTGATCTTGAAATTCTTCGTTCTCTCCATACTTTTTCACTTAAATCCACACGTTCATCCACTAGAATTTCTTGGTTGTGGCACGAATGCAATGAAGCTAACCTGTCAAGAGTTTCCGCTGAGGTAGACATGACTTGTTCTTGCTTCTTCCAGAACTCTTGTTGTTCTTAAATGAGCGTGAAAAGTACTTCTTGTGTGGCTTTATCCATATGtgaagatgaagattgaggtgATGATGGTTGACAGTTAAACTCATGAGGGTAAGGGTTTTGGTTTTGTATATAGTGAGGAGATGGTGTATAGGAGTGGTGACTATAAGTGTAAGTGTTTGGGTTCCATTGGGGTGCATTATGGTGATGATGCGAAAAAAGTCATAGAGAAAATGTAAACAAAAACctactaacaaaagcaaacaaataaccaacactacaagaaaaacacccattcagctacactttttttaagctacatttgaaaagcgtagcctattcctagAATAGGCTACGAATAGGCTACACTTTTTCGCATGGTGcccttttataagagaaaaggaaacaCTATTGAGGCATCACTTCAAAAGCGTCTCCTTAGATATTTTAAATATCACTTATAAAGTGTAGCCAAATCTAAAAAGCTATGGGTACACTTTTTAAACCAAAGGGAGCGCTTTTAAAACGTAACTcatttattaagttttgggtgAGCTTCAGAAGTGTCTCCTAATATTTAAATACCAAATAAacacttagtgaaattttgtttgcCCTCGATCGATCACCCTCAGTCCCTCATCCTCACTCAACACACACCCTCATCCTCACTCAATAGACACACGAAAGAGCGAAGAAATCAGAAAGCTAAGAGGGAGAacgggaagaagaagagaggagagggaaGGAAGGAGAGAACGACCGCGGCAAACTGGCTAGGGCTCTGCCGTCGTCGTCGTCGAATgccagtgagagagagagagctcgaggAAGAGAGAAAATGCAATGGAGGAGAGAAGAAAGGGGTGCTCTATCGCCGCTGAAGCTCCACCGCCGCTACTAGGGCTTGTTGTCGTCGCCGTTCTGCCACTGCCAGGCTTATGTACCACTGCCGAGGATCTCAAAGGGATGTCTCGCCGCCGTTGTGCTCTGTCGCCACGTTGTCGTTGACTGGAGCTCGCTGCTGAGCTGCAGCACCATTTCCAAGCCGTTGCGTCACCGCTCATCTCTTCTTCACCGTCGCCGCTCATCACCGTTGTTGATGAACATGCATGGTTCAACTTGAATACCCTTTTTTTTCCTGATTCTCGCCAAACCCCGTTACCCAATTTCCGTACGCACCTGCTACCCTCTACGGCGTTGGAGTTCCTTCAAGCTGAGCTCGAGCTTCAGGTAGCGACTTTGCTTTCCATTCTTAGTGgaatttatgttttatttgtttatttgtttattttttccgAATTGTTACTAATTCTGCTTTGCGTGGCGATGTTATTTTGGAATAAAGAGGGAAGAAAGGAATTGCTTGTAGTGTTACTGAGCCACATTTAGATCCTGAGGGTGACAATGATGAGGTACTTTCAGTTTGCTTTGGTACTATATCTGTTGAAGAATTTGTGAGTTGGTTAATTTGTTGTAATTGTCAGGTTAGTTAGAAATCAGAAGTTAGTTTGTTTGTTTCAAATTTTGACAATTTGCTGCACTATATCTATTAGACTAGCATCTGTTATAAcagttattttagtttcaaaagtTAGTGTCGATTAGTTTCAAAATTTGGTCATTGTAGAACTTGACAGGAAGGAATTTGATTCAAGAGCTGTAATCTTGCATGTTTCTAAATTCTAAGTGGTCGGTTCAGTCCCCTATTGGAGCTCAACTGTGTTTCCTGTATTTTGATATCAATTAAAAAGCAAAATAGAAGATTTGCTAATGACTTTCAATATGATGCTACAATTTACATTTTACAAAACATCATATATGAATGAGTTGTTGATCCTTTTCTATGTTCTCAgaagttatattattttaaacACCAACTACCAATGCACGTTCAGCTGATTTACTCGGATCAGTGTCACATTGGAACTAaccttctttctttgttttttcagTCTAACTCAACTGTGTCATCATTTGGATTATGAAACAGATCTTGTGGACGTGAAGTGTTGGAGTTGGCACAATGAGGTTGTTGGAGTTTGGGTGCCTGGTTGCAGTTCTATGTGGTCTTCTTGTGTCTGTGAAAGCTAAGATTTACATCGTAACTATTGAAGGTGAACCTGTTACTAGTTATGGAGGTGGAATTGATGGTTTTGAAGCTACTGTTGTTGAATCTGATGAGAAGATTGATACCAATAGGTAGGTAATTACAATTACATTTTCCTATGAATTTtccattttttgttttttcccaATGACATGTAAATATGTTTTGAGGAGATTAGTTAATATAATGAATTCTCTTTTGGTGAAATTAACCTTCCAAATCTAGTTAATATGATGAATTCCTTAAACATAGTGGTTGCTTTCAATTTCTAGCTTCAAGCTATATTCCTCTCTAATGcttttttttgttatgttttctttgcTTTGGGTGTTTTACATGAAAATTTTATTACCAATTTAAATTCTCCTTAATCACATAAACCCGGAATTCATCTGAAAACTAAAGAATTAAGCTGTGTTTTTTTGTAGGCAAACAAGATTTAATCTGTTATTTATCTgattgattattttattttatttttatgttggttatgGTGTACAAATATAAAATCAGGACATGGATTTTTTGTTGGAGATGAAGGGTACAGGCAGGACAGTGACATTCAGAAAGTTAAGCTTTTAAGGGAGGCATTGACACAGCTCTCCAAGTTAGTTGAGTCCAGAGTTAGTACAGGGTGAGtatctttttttttgtgtgtgtccAGCTTATGAGAATTTCTTTCATCTTAATTGATGTTGGAACCTGGAAGTGCTCATTCAGTTGTGTAGGTGATGATGATATTTGGATTGATAACATCAGATAAATGTGTGAAGCTCTAAACAATTGAGTGAATTTATAACTAATACCTTATGAACTATGTTCTGTTTCCTCTGGTTGAGATTATTTACTAAATTTTGATTCTATCATTTTAGCAGATCCAGAACTTGAAACATCAGTTCTTTCAGTTTGGTAAGTTTTATAACATAGCATAACTTTTCTTATTATAAATCTAAGTCAGATTTTTCTTGTGCAGTCTCGATACGATCTTAACACTATTCTATTCCTTTTGGAATTGGGGCTGCTGCCAGGTTAGATTAAACACTATCTACCATAAATCTTCTGTTTGCATATCTAGAGGCTGTGGATGGCAGCACCTTGGGCCTTTCATAAATCTAGGAGCATTCTACCTATGTGGGATTTCACTTGCTGCAACATTGGCATTTTGGGTCAAATTAAGAGGTAGAGAACTTTGGATTGGTATGACCATCTTTTCTAAGTTCAAACAGCATCCTCCCCCTCTCCCTGTAACTCATATTTGTCAATTTGCACCAGGTTCCATTTTTTCTGATCTTGTAGCTGATGAAGTCTCtaggttaattttaattttgttgtttggATTTTGTTTGAATTTAATTTGACTTGAATTTTTAGGTTTAACTTAGTTTGAATTAGGATTTCAAATTAGAATTAGCTTTAGTTAGTGAACTTTGAACATGTTATTCTAGTTCTTGAGTGTTGTATTGTTGATGGTTTGGATAATAATTCTTGATTTATTTTATGTGAAAGCTGATTAGATTCTTTATTTCATTGGCTGATGTATGTAAAAGCAATATCGGCATTTTGAATTTCGAAAAAGCAAatttagagaaaaagaaaacatgtggATATGTATCTTTACTTTTGGGGCTGTGAACTGATTTTCATGCATTAATTAAAAACATGGTTTGGTGCTTTATCTTTTTGTTACTAAGATTCATATTCATTTTGCAGCTTCTATTTACACCAATCCTGGATGGAAAAGCACTTTTGTATTCAGTTGTATCAACTTTTGAGGTGAGAATAGGAATCGCCTTTGGAAGTGGTGGAAGCCAGTCACTTCCTGCCACTGAATGGCCCAGTGTTTCTTCTTGTCTGGTGTGTTTCTACTACGTttgatttaatataattgttccaagaaaaataataaaattcgaGTTGTGCTATTTTTCGTAAAAGACTTCTATTTGCGGTGCTGTTGTAGAAAGAATATGAACTTCAGTTTTGATGCAACTCTTAGAAATTGTAATGCATTATGGATTATGAAGCTGATTCTATGTAAATGGATATCAGCTTGAAGCCTTTCATGTAATCAtgcttattttgaatttaaatttttgtaGGAAAAGCTTTTTACTGACACCTTGGTTAAGACCATGGTGGAAGAAGCTTTTTACTTTGCCTGTTGGTTATTTGATGAAGAAGGTTGTTGGTGGCAGTATATATATTAGAGTGATTTCGGCTAGTAAACTTTCAAGGAGTTGCTTCAAGGGGGTGGGGGGATCTAGGAGGCCTCAAAATGGTACAACCGCCAATTTCTCGGTGGACAATTTTGATGACAAGGACCTACAAACATTTGTCGAGGTAGAAGTTGGGGACTTAATCAGGAGAATATATGTCAGACTTGGATCAACCCCTCGATGGAATGCACCATTTAATATGGTTTTACATGTTGGAAACCATCGTTTCAATCTTTATGAGTCTCATCCCAACAATATCAAGTGTGACTACCTAGCAAGTTATGAAAACAAGGTACCAAAATAATTACCATGTCAGGTCAAATAATAGTTACGTTCTTTAGTCTTTCTTATGTTTTGGAAACTACTTCAACTTTTATACAGCAATCGAAACTTGATGCAACAAATTCATTGATTGATTCATTGTTTCTTGTGTATTATGCTTCATTCCTTCATTGTGCAAACCAAGCTTGAAGCAGCTAAGTTGAAGTGAACTGCACTGCTGTTGCATTTGTTAAGCATACACAGATCTCTCATCTCTATTCATGGACTACAAGAGGATTCACAAACCTCAGGCTATTTAGTTCCATTTCAATTTACCTTTTGCATTGTCTTCTTCATTATGGAGTTCAAATTAGTCAGCCACCGTTGATGCCTTCCTTCTAATTTGTTAATTAAGTTGTTTGTTATGCAGCTGGAATAATTTCCCCAAGTAAACTGAGGATGA
The DNA window shown above is from Arachis ipaensis cultivar K30076 chromosome B08, Araip1.1, whole genome shotgun sequence and carries:
- the LOC110265297 gene encoding uncharacterized protein LOC110265297; this translates as MRLLEFGCLVAVLCGLLVSVKAKIYIVTIEGEPVTSYGGGIDGHGFFVGDEGYRQDSDIQKVKLLREALTQLSKLVESRVSTGLDTILTLFYSFWNWGCCQVRLNTIYHKSSVCISRGCGWQHLGPFINLGAFYLCGISLAATLAFWVKLRGRELWIGMTIFSKFKQHPPPLPVTHICQFAPGSIFSDLVADEVSRLILILLFGFCLNLI